One Deltaproteobacteria bacterium genomic region harbors:
- a CDS encoding DUF3696 domain-containing protein: MVLMEQPEIHLHPSVQSRLADLMLAVAEHRRVQIIVESHSEHLLRRFQRRVAEGTVASSELMLYFVQTNNGAAELNDLELNEWGEIENWPEKFFGDEMAEIAAISTASLDRRIEAEARTGTSK, encoded by the coding sequence ATCGTCTTGATGGAACAGCCGGAGATTCACCTTCACCCGTCCGTTCAAAGTCGTCTGGCGGATCTGATGCTAGCCGTAGCTGAACATCGTCGCGTCCAAATCATTGTGGAAAGTCACAGTGAACATCTGCTGCGACGCTTCCAGCGACGCGTGGCCGAGGGTACCGTCGCGTCAAGCGAGCTAATGCTGTACTTCGTTCAGACAAACAACGGCGCGGCCGAACTCAACGATCTCGAATTGAACGAGTGGGGTGAGATCGAGAACTGGCCGGAGAAGTTCTTCGGCGATGAAATGGCCGAAATTGCAGCGATCAGTACGGCTTCACTGGATCGACGGATCGA